A portion of the Streptococcus sp. Marseille-Q6470 genome contains these proteins:
- a CDS encoding DEAD/DEAH box helicase, with product MKINPNYLGRLFTEQELSVEERQLAVKLQSMKKEKGKLVCQRCDSVIQEEWSLPLDAYYCRECLLMKRVRSDQGLYYFPQEKFPKQEVLKWQGQLTPFQTKVSEGLLQAVESQQPTLVHAVTGAGKTEMIYQVVAQVINDGGAVCLASPRVDVCLELHKRLQNDFDCEIALLHGESEPYFRTPLVVATTHQLLKFYHAFDLLIVDEVDAFPYVDNAMLYNAVNNCVKEDGLSIFLTATSTDELDKKVRLGELKRLSLPRRFHGNPLIIPKPVWLSDLDKCLDRFRLPPKLKRYIENQRRTGYPLLIFASEITKGEKLKEILQEKFPNEKIGFVSSVTEDRLEQVQAFRDKELTILISTTILERGVTFPCVDVVVVEANHRLFTKSSLVQIGGRVGRSMDRPTGDLMFFHDGLNRSIKNAIREIKLMNKEAGL from the coding sequence ATGAAAATAAATCCAAATTATCTAGGCCGACTTTTTACCGAACAGGAATTAAGTGTAGAAGAACGACAACTGGCAGTAAAACTGCAGAGTATGAAAAAAGAGAAGGGAAAGCTTGTTTGTCAACGATGTGATAGTGTGATCCAAGAGGAATGGTCTTTGCCTCTTGATGCCTATTACTGTCGAGAATGTCTGTTGATGAAGCGAGTTAGGAGTGATCAAGGATTATATTATTTCCCTCAGGAAAAATTTCCAAAACAAGAGGTTCTTAAATGGCAGGGACAATTGACTCCATTTCAAACGAAGGTATCAGAAGGTTTACTTCAAGCGGTAGAAAGTCAGCAACCTACCCTAGTTCATGCCGTGACTGGGGCAGGAAAGACAGAGATGATTTATCAAGTTGTTGCTCAGGTTATTAATGACGGTGGGGCAGTTTGTCTAGCCAGCCCTCGTGTAGATGTTTGCTTAGAGTTACATAAGCGGCTACAGAACGATTTTGACTGTGAAATTGCTTTACTGCATGGGGAGTCTGAACCATACTTTCGAACACCACTGGTTGTTGCAACAACGCATCAATTATTAAAGTTTTATCATGCTTTTGATTTATTAATAGTAGATGAAGTAGATGCATTCCCCTATGTTGACAACGCAATGCTTTACAACGCTGTAAATAATTGTGTAAAGGAAGATGGTCTCAGCATCTTTCTTACAGCAACTTCTACAGATGAGTTGGATAAAAAGGTTCGCTTAGGGGAGCTAAAACGACTAAGCCTGCCAAGGCGGTTTCATGGAAATCCTTTGATTATTCCCAAACCCGTTTGGCTATCTGATCTGGATAAATGTTTGGATAGGTTTCGCCTACCACCAAAGCTAAAAAGATATATTGAAAACCAGAGAAGAACTGGCTACCCCTTACTAATATTTGCATCAGAAATTACAAAGGGAGAGAAGTTGAAGGAAATCTTACAAGAGAAATTTCCAAATGAGAAAATTGGTTTCGTATCCTCAGTTACTGAAGATAGATTAGAGCAAGTTCAAGCTTTTAGGGATAAGGAATTAACCATATTAATAAGTACAACCATATTGGAACGAGGAGTTACCTTCCCTTGTGTAGATGTAGTTGTAGTGGAAGCCAATCATCGCCTCTTTACAAAATCGAGTCTCGTTCAAATTGGAGGGCGTGTAGGTCGAAGTATGGATAGACCAACTGGAGATTTAATGTTCTTTCATGATGGATTAAATCGTTCGATTAAGAATGCTATAAGAGAAATAAAATTGATGAACAAGGAGGCTGGCTTATGA
- the tsf gene encoding translation elongation factor Ts yields the protein MAEITAKLVKELREKSGAGVMDAKKALVEVEGDIEKAIELLREKGMAKAAKKADRVAAEGLTGVFVNGNVAAVVEVNAETDFVAKNAQFVELVNATAKVIAEGKPANNEEALALTMPSGETLEAAYVSATATIGEKISFRRFALLEKTDAQHFGAYQHNGGRIGVISVIEGGDEALAKQISMHIAAMKPTVLSYKELDEQFVKDELAQLNHVIDQDNESRAMVGKPALPHLKYGSKAQLTDEVIAQAEEDIKAELAAEGKPEKIWDKIIPGKMDRFMLDNTKVDQAYTLLAQVYIMDDSKTVEAYLESVNATVVEFARFEVGEGIEKAANDFEAEVAATMAAALNN from the coding sequence ATGGCAGAAATTACAGCTAAACTTGTTAAAGAGTTGCGTGAAAAATCTGGTGCTGGTGTCATGGACGCTAAGAAAGCATTGGTTGAAGTTGAAGGTGATATCGAAAAAGCGATTGAATTGCTTCGCGAAAAAGGTATGGCTAAGGCAGCTAAAAAAGCCGACCGTGTTGCTGCAGAAGGTTTGACTGGTGTATTTGTTAACGGTAACGTTGCAGCAGTAGTTGAAGTAAATGCTGAAACTGACTTCGTTGCGAAAAACGCTCAATTCGTTGAGTTGGTAAATGCTACAGCTAAAGTAATCGCTGAAGGTAAACCAGCTAACAACGAAGAAGCACTTGCTTTGACAATGCCTTCAGGTGAAACTCTTGAAGCTGCATATGTATCTGCAACAGCTACAATCGGTGAAAAAATCTCATTCCGTCGTTTTGCTTTGCTTGAAAAAACAGATGCACAACACTTCGGAGCATACCAACACAATGGTGGACGTATCGGTGTTATCTCTGTAATCGAAGGTGGAGACGAAGCGCTTGCTAAACAAATCTCAATGCACATCGCTGCAATGAAACCAACAGTTCTTTCATATAAAGAATTGGATGAGCAATTTGTTAAAGATGAGTTGGCACAATTGAACCACGTTATCGACCAAGATAACGAAAGCCGTGCAATGGTTGGTAAACCAGCTCTTCCACACCTTAAATATGGTTCTAAAGCTCAATTGACTGATGAAGTCATCGCTCAAGCTGAAGAAGATATTAAAGCTGAATTAGCTGCAGAAGGTAAACCAGAAAAAATCTGGGATAAAATTATTCCTGGTAAAATGGATCGTTTCATGCTTGACAATACTAAAGTTGACCAAGCCTACACACTTCTTGCACAAGTTTACATCATGGATGACAGCAAGACAGTTGAAGCATACCTTGAATCAGTTAACGCTACAGTAGTTGAGTTTGCTCGCTTTGAAGTTGGTGAAGGTATCGAAAAAGCTGCAAATGACTTTGAAGCAGAAGTTGCAGCTACAATGGCAGCAGCTTTGAATAACTAA
- the rpsB gene encoding 30S ribosomal protein S2, whose product MAVISMKQLLEAGVHFGHQTRRWNPKMAKYIFTERNGIHVIDLQQTVKYADQAYDFMRDAAANDAVVLFVGTKKQAADAVKEEAERSGQYYINHRWLGGTLTNWGTIQKRIARLKEIKRMEEEGIFDVLPKKEVALLNKQRARLEKFLGGIEDMPRIPDVMYVVDPHKEQIAVKEAKKLGIPVVAMVDTNTDPDDIDVIIPANDDAIRAVKLITAKLADAIIEGRQGEDAVAAVEAEFTASEAQADSIEEIVEVVEGDNA is encoded by the coding sequence ATGGCAGTAATTTCAATGAAACAACTTCTTGAGGCTGGTGTACACTTTGGTCACCAAACTCGTCGCTGGAACCCTAAGATGGCTAAGTACATCTTCACTGAGCGTAACGGAATCCACGTTATCGACTTGCAACAAACTGTAAAATACGCTGACCAGGCATATGACTTTATGCGTGATGCGGCAGCTAACGATGCAGTTGTATTGTTCGTTGGTACTAAGAAACAAGCTGCTGATGCTGTTAAAGAAGAAGCAGAACGTTCAGGTCAATACTACATCAACCACCGTTGGTTGGGTGGAACTCTTACTAACTGGGGAACTATCCAAAAACGTATCGCTCGTTTGAAAGAAATTAAACGTATGGAAGAAGAAGGAATCTTTGATGTTCTTCCTAAGAAAGAAGTTGCACTTCTCAACAAACAACGTGCACGTCTTGAAAAATTCTTGGGTGGTATCGAAGATATGCCTCGTATCCCAGATGTAATGTACGTAGTTGACCCACATAAAGAGCAAATCGCTGTTAAAGAAGCTAAAAAATTGGGTATCCCAGTTGTAGCGATGGTTGACACAAACACTGATCCAGACGATATCGATGTAATCATCCCAGCTAACGATGACGCTATCCGCGCAGTTAAGTTGATCACAGCTAAATTGGCAGATGCTATCATCGAAGGTCGCCAAGGTGAAGATGCTGTAGCAGCAGTTGAAGCAGAATTTACAGCTTCAGAAGCTCAAGCAGATTCAATCGAAGAAATCGTTGAAGTTGTAGAAGGCGACAACGCTTAA
- the cysK gene encoding cysteine synthase A, with translation MAIYNNITELIGKTPIVKLNNIVPEGAADVYVKLEAFNPGSSVKDRIALSMIEKAEQEGKLKPGSTIVEATSGNTGIGLSWVGAAKGYKVVIVMPETMSVERRKIIQAYGAELVLTPGSEGMKGAIAKAQEIAAERDGFLPLQFVNQANPEVHERTTGAEILADFGTDGLDAFVAGVGTGGTISGVSHALKAANSNIQVFAVEADESAILSGEKPGPHKIQGISAGFIPETLDTEAYDGIVRVTSDNALALGREIGGKEGFLVGISSAAAIYAAIEVAKKLGAGKKVLALAPDNGERYLSTALYEFEV, from the coding sequence ATGGCTATTTATAACAATATCACTGAACTCATCGGAAAAACACCGATTGTTAAATTGAATAACATTGTACCAGAAGGTGCAGCAGATGTTTATGTAAAACTGGAAGCTTTCAACCCAGGTTCATCGGTTAAAGACCGTATTGCTCTTAGCATGATTGAAAAAGCAGAGCAAGAAGGGAAACTGAAACCGGGTTCTACTATTGTAGAAGCAACAAGTGGTAATACTGGTATTGGTCTTTCATGGGTTGGTGCTGCTAAAGGCTATAAAGTTGTTATCGTTATGCCTGAAACAATGAGTGTTGAACGCCGTAAAATCATCCAAGCTTATGGTGCTGAACTAGTCCTTACTCCTGGTAGCGAAGGGATGAAAGGTGCGATTGCGAAAGCGCAAGAAATTGCTGCTGAGCGCGATGGTTTCCTACCTTTACAATTCGTCAACCAAGCTAACCCAGAAGTTCACGAAAGAACAACAGGAGCTGAAATTCTAGCTGATTTCGGAACTGATGGTTTAGATGCCTTTGTTGCTGGTGTTGGTACTGGAGGAACTATTTCTGGTGTCTCTCACGCCCTTAAAGCTGCTAATTCAAACATTCAAGTTTTTGCAGTTGAGGCAGACGAATCAGCAATCTTGTCAGGTGAAAAACCTGGACCACACAAAATTCAAGGTATCTCAGCTGGATTTATTCCAGAAACACTTGATACGGAAGCTTACGATGGGATTGTTCGTGTAACATCAGACAATGCCCTTGCACTTGGCCGTGAGATTGGCGGAAAAGAAGGCTTCTTAGTAGGTATTTCTTCTGCTGCAGCTATCTATGCAGCTATTGAAGTTGCTAAAAAACTTGGAGCAGGTAAAAAAGTACTTGCACTCGCACCAGATAACGGAGAACGTTATCTATCTACAGCGCTCTATGAATTTGAAGTGTAG
- a CDS encoding YigZ family protein — protein MECRTIKEDGQVQEEIKKSRFICHAKRVYSEEEARAFITAIKKEHYKATHNCSAFIIGERSEIKRTSDDGEPSGTAGVPMLGVLENHNLTNVCVVVTRYFGGVKLGAGGLIRAYAGSVALAVQEIGIIEIKEQAGIQIHMTYAQYQEYGNFLKEHHLIELESNFTDQVETMIFVDKEDKEGIKAALIEFFNGKVTLIDQGLREVEVPVDLA, from the coding sequence ATGGAATGTAGAACGATAAAAGAGGACGGACAAGTCCAAGAAGAAATCAAAAAATCTCGCTTTATTTGCCATGCAAAGCGTGTCTATAGTGAAGAAGAGGCTCGTGCTTTCATCACAGCTATTAAGAAAGAACACTATAAAGCGACTCACAATTGCTCTGCTTTTATAATCGGGGAACGTAGCGAAATTAAACGAACTAGTGATGATGGTGAGCCAAGTGGAACTGCTGGTGTGCCTATGCTAGGAGTTCTAGAAAATCACAATTTGACCAATGTTTGCGTGGTTGTTACTCGTTATTTCGGTGGTGTTAAGCTGGGTGCCGGAGGCCTCATTCGCGCTTATGCAGGAAGTGTCGCATTGGCAGTCCAAGAAATTGGCATCATTGAAATCAAAGAGCAAGCAGGCATTCAGATTCACATGACCTATGCTCAATATCAAGAATATGGGAACTTTCTTAAAGAACATCATCTTATAGAACTTGAAAGCAACTTTACAGATCAAGTTGAAACGATGATCTTTGTTGATAAAGAGGATAAAGAAGGTATCAAAGCAGCCCTTATCGAATTTTTCAATGGGAAAGTCACCTTAATAGACCAAGGTTTACGAGAAGTTGAAGTTCCTGTTGACTTAGCTTAA